The sequence GTATTCAAAACGCAGTGAAAAATTATCTATCGCTTGAAAATACGTACCAAAAATCTGGATAGAGAAAACCCGACCGGGAAAAACATCGAGAACAGACAGAGACTGATCTGCTTCAGCATCATCCACATCCAGAGAAACAGACGGCGTGGCCGTCTTACCAACACCCACGGGTGACCAGTCGCCATCGCCTGTCGCATTGCTCCCCCGCACCTGCACCACGTATGCGGTATTGGGCCTAAGCCCTGTAATAGTCGCACTCGTCCCGGTCACATCCTGCGGACCGTCCGTAAAGACCAGAATATCGCCCTGGTGGTAGCGCAAATCATAGCCCATAATCGCCGTGGGAAGCGCCTCCCAATTCACCGTCACACTAATCGCCGATGACCCCGTCACCACAGGCGCATCAGGCGCCCAGGGTAGTGGCTGACCAAAATACTCTTCAGACAGTGCAAAAGCATCCTCGCCAACCTGGACACCGATGATACGGGCAGGAATATCATCCACAGGTGGATGGATGCCGCCCCACAGACGCGAGAGAGAACTCTGATCTGAGGCGTCCTGATACGTGGCCCATTGCAGCACCACATCCACACTGGGACCTTCTTCAAAAACGAGAAAGCGATTGCGCTGGATGCGAAACTCGCCCATTCCCCCAGGGAAAAACGGATCGCCGGTGAGCAAAGTCAAAACTCTGGCACCGGCATTCGAGAAAACCGAATGCCCCGAGACATAGCCAGCAAAAGGCGGCGTCACAAAATTGGACCGCTGATACGGCCACCAGTTCTCGGCCAATACCCAGCCCACGCCGGCGATATCAGTCGCCGTATCCCTGACATAATCCGGACCGCGCCAGGCCTTCAATTTGATTTTGCCAATATGCTCGCCGTATGTGCCAGCGAGGGGATCGCTGGCTTTGACCAACTCGATATAGCCATCGACGAGCGGCAGACCAGCCGGGTCATAGCGCGGCAGGTCGGGATCGCTGCTCTGACCACGATCAGCCAGCCAGCGAACGGCCGAAATAGGACGGACATAATCGTACCATGACTTTATGCTCCACGCACTCACCGCGGCATCGTGCATAGCTCCCCCGATAGCCAGGTATGCCTTCACATCCCATTCCAGATCGTCGAGAATCGGTCCCTGTCCCTTAAAACGCTTCTCAAAAAGCGAATGGTCACTGACATAGTTGAGAATGCTGAACCAATGGCCCGGCGGCGTCTCGGTATCTGGACCATCGGCCCAAAATTCAGCCAGCACCCGGGCGTAGTCAGCCCGCGGCACCCACTGGTCTTCATAGGGCTGCCCAGTGTGGGGATTAACCGGATGGCCCTGGCTGGCATCACCGCCATCGAAAAAGTTATAGAACGCCTTATACTCGCTCAACGTCTGCGGCAATGTTGGGGCATTGCCGATAGCACCGGGCGAGATATTCCACAGGACGCCATCAGCCGGATCGAGATGGGACGACCACAGCGCGACGAGAGCAAAACCCCATTGATATTCTTCAGACGCCATTCTCTGTCCAGCGCGCCCATTGTTTTGTTGCTGGAAGTCTATACAGGGCGGCGGCCCCGGATCGTGGAAAACTGGATAGTTAATGCCGTCCCGCTGGTACATCGTCATGTCCTCTTCGCCGAGGGCAAAGGGCATCATGGAACCCCATTCTGGCGTGAGAAAATCGTCGTATTCTCCAACGATGAGAGGCTGCCAGAAATTGGGATCGATAAGACCGTTATGTCCCGTGCGGGAGGGATTTAAAGACGGATTGAGGGGTGTATAATAGCGACTACGGTAATCGCCTTGCTCATTGGCCCCGTCCTGCAAGCCGAACTGAATCAATTGCCGGGCGATATAGTTGCCCAGAGCCGCAGGGTTGCCGCTGGCATAGTCTGTGGAGGTGAAATTTGGATCGTATCCCAGTTGTACCATAAGCGTGCCAATGCGATTGAACGTCGTTCTCGCGCCGGGCGAATTGGCAAAGCGATGTTCTATGAGGCGATAAGCCGCATAGCTCATAGCCTCGTGGCGGGCCTCCTCTACATCATCGGGACGGGGCACACCGGCAAAAGGAACAGCAAAACCATTGACGGTTTTACCCAGCAAATAAGTCTGCTCGGGTCCATCGCCGTACACCGCCCATGCATCGTACAGTGCTATACTGGTGTGAAAAAGATTGCGTGCCTGGATTGTGGGAAAGGCTTTATCATGGCTAATCGCCGTCAACAAGGCATCGTTCCACTGCCGCGCCACCGAGTGCTGGGCAAGAGTTGGAGAGGCGGACAACGCG is a genomic window of Gemmatimonadota bacterium containing:
- a CDS encoding fibronectin type III domain-containing protein; amino-acid sequence: MYKKPFICVLFTFLALSASPTLAQHSVARQWNDALLTAISHDKAFPTIQARNLFHTSIALYDAWAVYGDGPEQTYLLGKTVNGFAVPFAGVPRPDDVEEARHEAMSYAAYRLIEHRFANSPGARTTFNRIGTLMVQLGYDPNFTSTDYASGNPAALGNYIARQLIQFGLQDGANEQGDYRSRYYTPLNPSLNPSRTGHNGLIDPNFWQPLIVGEYDDFLTPEWGSMMPFALGEEDMTMYQRDGINYPVFHDPGPPPCIDFQQQNNGRAGQRMASEEYQWGFALVALWSSHLDPADGVLWNISPGAIGNAPTLPQTLSEYKAFYNFFDGGDASQGHPVNPHTGQPYEDQWVPRADYARVLAEFWADGPDTETPPGHWFSILNYVSDHSLFEKRFKGQGPILDDLEWDVKAYLAIGGAMHDAAVSAWSIKSWYDYVRPISAVRWLADRGQSSDPDLPRYDPAGLPLVDGYIELVKASDPLAGTYGEHIGKIKLKAWRGPDYVRDTATDIAGVGWVLAENWWPYQRSNFVTPPFAGYVSGHSVFSNAGARVLTLLTGDPFFPGGMGEFRIQRNRFLVFEEGPSVDVVLQWATYQDASDQSSLSRLWGGIHPPVDDIPARIIGVQVGEDAFALSEEYFGQPLPWAPDAPVVTGSSAISVTVNWEALPTAIMGYDLRYHQGDILVFTDGPQDVTGTSATITGLRPNTAYVVQVRGSNATGDGDWSPVGVGKTATPSVSLDVDDAEADQSLSVLDVFPGRVFSIQIFGTYFQAIDNFSLRFEYDATQVVYEGFSRGSVSGTSALSGRGFVSIGMTLSKENPVVDGSLMGTIRFRTTEAFSGTDIRLIRAKVLGEEYAEVLPVDLNIALGKAVPPSPDFDGNGIVDSFDYALFYNAFGSRVGQEGYESKYDLDGDGEIGISDFLIFVESFGK